From the genome of Malus domestica chromosome 04, GDT2T_hap1, one region includes:
- the LOC139194965 gene encoding cullin-1-like, giving the protein MQAGITKLKRIIQGLPEPQFSSEDYMMLYATVYNMCTQNPPYDYSQQLYDKYRETFQNYITSTVLPSLKEKRGEFMLQEFVKSWTNHKVMVRWLSRFFHYLDRYFIADRSLANLDEVGLNSFRDFVYRETKVDARVAVIGLINKEREGRKLTETY; this is encoded by the coding sequence ATGCAGGCAGGGATCACAAAGCTAAAGAGAATTATACAAGGATTACCGGAGCCTCAGTTCAGCTCGGAAGATTATATGATGCTTTACGCAACTGTCTACAACATGTGTACTCAAAACCCGCCTTATGATTATTCTCAGCAGCTTTATGACAAATATCGGGAGACATTCCAGAACTACATTACTTCGACAGTCTTGCCCTCCCTTAAAGAGAAGCGTGGCGAGTTTATGTTGCAGGAGTTTGTCAAAAGTTGGACAAATCATAAAGTTATGGTTAGATGGCTGTCGCGCTTCTTTCATTATCTTGATCGCTACTTCATCGCTGACAGATCACTCGCGAACCTAGATGAAGTTGGACTTAACAGCTTCCGTGATTTCGTCTATCGAGAGACCAAAGTTGATGCCAGAGTTGCTGTAATTGGTCTTATAAATAAAGAGCGCGAGGGGAGAAAATTGACAGAAACCTACTGA
- the LOC103432983 gene encoding cullin-1-like, protein MGYQVIEWDQGWDHVQQGIAKMNRIIQGSSEPQFTSEEYMSLYTTIYNMSIQQPPHNYSQQLYEKYQETIEEYISSTVLPPLMEKHDEFMLQEYVKNWVNYKVMFRWLSHLFCFFYDRGITRNQSSLPGPNEVVLNCFRNLVYPKVNANVRYYVLGLMHKEREGEKIDRALLKNVINIYVEIEMGELDAYEKDFEEYMLIDTRKYYLHKASSWILEYSYTDYMLKAEECLRRERDRVSCYLLPSSQKKLMETVKHCLVVVHGSQLIQKKHSVSGCTLLTVENLEELSRKFIANLALEQRVSAEGLPFVRQAEDVAMIED, encoded by the coding sequence ATGGGTTACCAAGTTATCGAGTGGGATCAAGGATGGGACCACGTACAGCAGGGGATCGCAAAGATGAACAGGATTATACAAGGATCATCAGAACCTCAGTTCACCTCAGAAGAATATATGAGCCTTTACACAACTATCTATAACATGTCTATTCAACAGCCTCCTCATAATTATTCTCAGCAGCTCTATGAAAAGTATCAGGAGACAATTGAGGAATACATTTCTTCAACAGTGCTGCCGCCCCTAATGGAGAAGCATGATGAGTTTATGTTGCAGGAGTACGTCAAAAATTGGGTAAATTATAAAGTTATGTTTAGGTGGCTCTCAcacttattttgttttttttatgacCGTGGCATCACTCGGAATCAGTCATCACTTCCTGGGCCGAATGAAGTTGTACTTAACTGCTTCCGTAATTTGGTTTATCCGAAGGTAAATGCTAATGTGAGATATTATGTACTTGGACTTATGCATAAAGAACGCGAGGGAGAGAAAATTGACAGAGCACTACTGAAGAATGTGataaatatatatgttgaaATTGAAATGGGAGAATTGGATGCGTATGAAAAGGACTTCGAAGAATACATGCTCATTGATACTCGCAAGTACTATTTGCATAAAGCATCAAGTTGGATTTTGGAGTACTCGTACACGGATTACATGTTGAAGGCAGAGGAATGCTTGAGAAGGGAGAGGGATAGAGTTTCTTGTTACCTGCTTCCGAGCAGTCAGAAGAAGCTAATGGAGACAGTGAAACATTGCTTGGTGGTGGTTCATGGAAGTCAATTGATTCAGAAGAAGCATTCTGTATCTGGATGTACTTTGCTCACGGTTGAAAATCTGGAGGAGCTTTCTAGGAAATTTATTGCTAATTTGGCATTGGAACAGCGAGTCTCTGCTGAAGGTTTGCCCTTTGTTCGACAGGCAGAAGATGTAGCAATGATTGAGGATTGA
- the LOC103433033 gene encoding cyclin-dependent kinase F-4-like — MDKFWITKQLGGGSFGTVFEAQHRPTGEVVAVKYLRETFSSFEQCLSLPEVQSLSKLRHPNIVQLKDVIFENDSAFLVFEYMQSSLLDLMMKRRTKFTEEEVRSICFQKFQGLAYMHRNGYFHRDLKPANVLVKDGARVVKIADLGSAKEIDSPPPYTDYVTTRPYRAPEVFLRSGLYGPKVDMWAMVAIIAELFSFWPLFPGESADDQMFKICSVIGSPTWESWPEGQLLAQNLNYQFPKIGGVGLSAMIPSASRSAIQLISSLCSWDPSARPTAAEALRHPFFVGNYKIPRAIPLRQSNILPASNSLIFA, encoded by the coding sequence ATGGACAAGTTTTGGATTACTAAGCAACTAGGCGGTGGTTCTTTCGGAACGGTATTTGAGGCGCAGCACCGACCGACGGGTGAAGTCGTTGCAGTCAAGTATCTGAGGGAGACATTCAGTTCCTTTGAGCAGTGCTTAAGCCTACCGGAAGTTCAGTCCCTTTCCAAGCTCAGGCACCCCAACATTGTCCAGTTGAAGGATGTCATCTTCGAAAACGATTCTGCATTCCTTGTCTTTGAGTATATGCAGAGCAGTCTGCTTGATCTTATGATGAAAAGGCGAACCAAATTCACCGAGGAAGAAGTTAGAAGCATCTGCTTTCAGAAGTTTCAGGGCCTGGCTTATATGCACAGAAACGGCTATTTCCACCGTGATTTGAAGCCCGCTAATGTGTTGGTTAAGGATGGTGCGCGTGTGGTCAAGATTGCAGATTTGGGTTCGGCTAAGGAGATTGATTCACCTCCTCCCTATACAGACTACGTCACTACTCGTCCGTATCGTGCTCCTGAGGTGTTTCTTCGGTCAGGCTTGTATGGTCCTAAGGTCGATATGTGGGCAATGGTTGCCATCATAGCGGAGCTGTTTTCATTCTGGCCTCTATTTCCCGGTGAAAGTGCTGATGATCAGATGTTCAAGATTTGCAGTGTTATAGGCAGTCCCACTTGGGAGTCATGGCCAGAGGGACAGCTTCTTGCCCAAAACTTGAACTATCAGTTTCCAAAAATTGGCGGGGTTGGTCTATCTGCGATGATTCCTTCTGCAAGCAGATCTGCCATCCAGCtgatttcttccctttgttcttGGGACCCTTCCGCGAGGCCTACTGCTGCTGAGGCACTACGGCATCCTTTCTTCGTTGGCAACTACAAGATTCCACGAGCCATCCCTTTGAGACAAAGCAATATCCTGCCTGCATCAAACTCTCTTATTTTCGCCTAG
- the LOC103419252 gene encoding cullin-1-like: MNRIIQGSSEPQFTSEEYMSLYTTLYNMSIQQPPHNYSQQLYEKYQETIEEYISSTVLPPLMEKQDEFMLQEYVKNWVNANVRYYVLGLMHKEREGEKIDRALLKNVINIYVEIEMGELDAYEKDFEEYMLIDTRKYYLHKASSWILEYSYTDYMLKVEACLRRERDRVSCYLLPSSQKKLMETVKHCLVVVHGSQLIQKKHSVSGCTLLTVENLEELSRKFIANLALEQRVSAKGSPFIRQAEDVAMIED; the protein is encoded by the exons ATGAACAGGATTATACAAGGATCATCAGAACCTCAGTTCACCTCAGAAGAATATATGAGCCTTTACACAACTCTCTATAACATGTCTATTCAACAACCTCCTCATAATTATTCTCAGCAGCTCTATGAAAAGTATCAGGAGACAATTGAGGAATACATTTCTTCAACAGTGCTGCCGCCCCTAATGGAGAAGCAGGATGAGTTTATGTTGCAGGAGTACGTCAAAAATTGG GTAAATGCTAATGTGAGATATTATGTACTTGGACTTATGCATAAAGAACGTGAGGGAGAGAAAATTGACAGAGCACTACTAAAGAATGTGataaatatatatgttgaaATTGAAATGGGAGAATTGGATGCGTATGAAAAGGACTTCGAAGAATACATGCTCATTGATACTCGCAAGTACTATTTGCATAAAGCATCAAGTTGGATTTTGGAGTACTCGTACACGGATTACATGTTGAAGGTAGAGGCATGCTTGAGAAGGGAGAGGGATAGAGTTTCTTGTTACCTGCTTCCGAGCAGTCAGAAGAAGCTAATGGAGACAGTGAAACATTGCTTGGTGGTTGTTCATGGAAGTCAATTGATTCAGAAGAAGCATTCTGTATCTGGATGTACTTTGCTCACGGTTGAAAATCTGGAGGAGCTTTCTAGGAAATTTATTGCTAATTTGGCATTGGAACAGCGAGTCTCTGCTAAAGGTTCACCATTTATTCGACAGGCAGAAGATGTAGCAATGATTGAGGATTGA
- the LOC139194966 gene encoding cyclin-dependent kinase F-4-like, producing the protein MVKIADLGSAKEIDSPPPYTDYVTTRPYRAPEVLLRSGLYGPKVDMWAMGAIIAEVFSFLPLFPGESADDQMFKICSVIGSPTWESWPEGQLLAQNLNYQFPKIGGVGLSAMIPSASRSAIQLISSLCSWDPYARPTAAEALRHPFFVGNYKIPRAIPLRQSNILPASNSLIFA; encoded by the coding sequence ATGGTCAAGATTGCAGATTTGGGTTCGGCTAAGGAGATTGATTCACCTCCTCCCTATACAGACTACGTCACTACTCGTCCGTATCGTGCTCCTGAGGTGTTGCTTCGGTCAGGCTTGTATGGTCCTAAGGTCGATATGTGGGCAATGGGTGCCATCATAGCGGAGGTGTTTTCATTCCTGCCTCTATTTCCCGGTGAAAGTGCTGATGATCAGATGTTCAAGATTTGCAGTGTTATAGGCAGTCCCACTTGGGAGTCATGGCCAGAGGGACAGCTTCTTGCCCAAAACTTGAACTATCAGTTTCCAAAAATTGGCGGGGTTGGTCTATCTGCGATGATTCCTTCTGCAAGCAGATCTGCCATCCAGCtgatttcttccctttgttcttGGGACCCTTACGCGAGGCCTACTGCTGCTGAGGCACTACGGCATCCTTTCTTCGTTGGCAACTACAAGATTCCACGAGCCATCCCTTTGAGACAAAGCAATATCCTGCCTGCATCAAACTCTCTTATTTTCGCCTAG
- the LOC114824479 gene encoding cullin-1-like: MNRIIQGSSEPQFTSEEYMSLYTTIYNMSIQQPPHNYSQQLYEKYQKTIEEYISSTVLLPLMEKHDELMLQEYVKNWVNANVRYYVLGLMHKEREGEKIDRALLKNVINIYVEIEMGELDAYEKDFEEYMLIDTRKYYLHKASSWILEYSYTDYMLKADECLRRERDRVSCYLLPSSQKKLMETVKHCLVVVHGSQLIQKKHSVSGCTLLTDENLEELSRKFIANLALEQRVSAEGSPFVRQAEDVAMIED; this comes from the exons ATGAACAGGATTATACAAGGATCATCAGAACCTCAGTTCACCTCAGAAGAATATATGAGCCTTTACACAACTATCTATAACATGTCTATTCAACAACCTCCTCATAATTATTCTCAGCAGCTCTATGAAAAGTATCAGAAGACAATTGAGGAATACATTTCTTCAACAGTGTTGCTGCCCCTAATGGAGAAGCATGATGAGTTGATGTTGCAGGAGTACGTCAAAAATTGG GTAAATGCTAATGTGAGATATTATGTACTTGGACTTATGCATAAAGAACGCGAGGGAGAGAAAATTGACAGAGCACTACTGAAGAATGTGataaatatatatgttgaaATTGAAATGGGAGAATTGGATGCGTATGAAAAGGACTTCGAAGAATACATGCTTATTGATACTCGCAAGTACTATTTGCATAAAGCATCAAGTTGGATTTTGGAGTACTCATACACGGATTACATGTTGAAGGCAGATGAATGCTTGAGAAGGGAGAGGGATAGAGTTTCTTGTTACCTGCTTCCGAGCAGTCAGAAGAAGCTAATGGAGACAGTGAAACATTGCTTGGTGGTGGTTCATGGAAGTCAATTGATTCAGAAGAAGCATTCTGTATCTGGATGTACTTTGCTCACGGATGAAAATCTGGAGGAGCTTTCTAGGAAATTTATTGCTAATTTGGCATTGGAACAACGAGTCTCTGCTGAAGGTTCACCCTTTGTTCGACAGGCAGAAGATGTAGCAATGATTGAGGATTGA